One Prosthecobacter debontii DNA window includes the following coding sequences:
- a CDS encoding PVC-type heme-binding CxxCH protein, translated as MLFRLLLTTTLLATCALAEPVSLFDGKTFKGWEGETSKVWRIVDGTIVGGSLEGNPQNEFLATRKQYRNFHLKLEYKLVGTEGFVNGGVQFRSTRIENPPNEMIGYQADIGAGYSGCLYDESRRKKMLATAVKEVIERAEKPGEWNTYEIIAEAERIRLVVNGVRTVDYTERAPDIAPKGSIALQIHGKCKAEIAYRNITIEELPDALVPGEKEIMNRFGNPEAGTTAHQPFKDGQFVPEKSEVIVMTGQTNFVREQKSGDLESVLTQSLSAKEPRFRSMAWEGDTVYEQWRDLNFGDWKAQLQATDAGIVIAQFGQVEAFDGKAKLAEFTSAYHRLLDQFSSVTPRLVLVGPMPFEKPTAQHAPDLTLRNDDVALYANAVRDIARQRGAIYVDLFTPLSERNSSAPRLTDNGLHLNAEGLKVVARLIASQLGVSSSDADDLTALKEAIVEKNRLWFDCWRPANWSFVYGDRVTQMFGKPSANAPSLRESFESHKPLVANLDARIHAIARGETPPSVPTPPPLPPMESVLTAEQQLASFTLAEGYEINLFASEAEDVAKPTQFSWDERGRLYVACSPTYPQTLPGIKPSDYILILEDTDHDGKADKSTRFAEGLTMVQGVEPGDGGVYVCDFDQILHLKDTDGDGKADVKTVLYSGFGIGDTHQLVNSICHGPDGSLWFTQGLHAYSRVETPNGLAVLEKAGVWQYNKRTQKMSAYFNGGKAGHNCWGVAFDDYNQVFHKSGDRPAGYFSTPGLIAIRDPDEYHPTGMLFDTSPKTNSIDIIGTQAMPKEIQGTALIGGYFGNVVELHRFEDAGSGFKTTQLPKLLKSSDTSFRPVDVSVGPDGALYLCDWFNPVIGHYQASYADPRRDRHHGRIWRITAKGHAAVKQPALAEMRPAQLLEQLASPERWTRYQAKRLLFDGPTQDVLAAADAFIAKTTDEHQLMDVCGIYEAHETANAALLNRLLQAKDFRVRAYGTRVIGAWADRLPDALVLLAKSANDEHPRVRLEAVVASARVPKAEAVEIATQVLDHPMDKFIDYALKQAVKALQPQWHPVLAKLSFGGQATHAEFVKKIANAAPVVVHPGKAIYDALCLNCHQPEGKGLPGVYPSLVGCDWVQGDPARIIKIVLHGLNGAIQVNGQEFKQLAPLPMPPMGLDDQQTADVLTYIRANFGNEAAAVTADQVKAVRAATSERTAFWTEAELK; from the coding sequence ATGCTGTTCCGTTTGTTGCTCACCACCACTCTGCTCGCCACCTGCGCTTTGGCAGAGCCTGTCTCCCTGTTTGATGGCAAAACCTTCAAAGGTTGGGAAGGCGAGACCTCCAAAGTCTGGCGCATTGTGGATGGCACCATCGTCGGTGGTTCTTTGGAAGGAAATCCACAGAACGAGTTCCTCGCCACTCGGAAGCAATACCGCAACTTCCATCTCAAACTAGAATACAAGCTGGTCGGCACAGAAGGCTTTGTGAATGGCGGCGTGCAGTTCCGTAGCACACGCATCGAGAACCCACCGAACGAAATGATCGGTTATCAAGCGGACATCGGCGCCGGTTACAGCGGTTGTCTGTATGACGAATCCCGCCGCAAAAAGATGCTGGCCACCGCCGTGAAGGAAGTCATCGAACGCGCGGAGAAGCCCGGCGAGTGGAACACCTATGAAATCATTGCTGAGGCCGAACGCATTCGCCTCGTCGTCAATGGCGTGAGGACGGTGGATTACACCGAGCGTGCACCCGACATTGCCCCCAAGGGCTCCATCGCTCTCCAGATTCATGGCAAATGCAAAGCGGAAATCGCCTATCGTAACATCACGATTGAAGAGCTGCCGGATGCCCTCGTCCCGGGGGAGAAAGAAATCATGAATCGCTTTGGCAATCCCGAAGCAGGCACGACGGCCCACCAGCCTTTTAAAGACGGACAGTTCGTTCCTGAAAAAAGCGAAGTCATCGTGATGACAGGCCAGACCAACTTCGTCCGTGAACAGAAGTCCGGCGACCTGGAAAGCGTGCTCACTCAATCTCTCTCGGCCAAGGAGCCGCGCTTCCGCAGCATGGCCTGGGAAGGCGATACCGTTTATGAGCAGTGGCGCGATCTGAACTTCGGAGATTGGAAAGCTCAACTGCAAGCGACCGATGCAGGCATCGTCATCGCTCAGTTTGGTCAAGTCGAAGCCTTCGACGGCAAAGCCAAGTTGGCGGAGTTCACTTCGGCTTATCATCGCTTGTTAGACCAATTCAGCAGCGTTACGCCACGTCTGGTGCTGGTCGGCCCCATGCCTTTTGAAAAACCCACCGCTCAGCACGCTCCTGATCTGACACTGCGCAATGACGATGTGGCCCTGTATGCCAATGCCGTCCGCGACATCGCCCGTCAGCGAGGTGCCATCTACGTGGACCTGTTCACGCCGTTGTCCGAGCGTAACAGCAGCGCTCCGCGCCTCACCGACAACGGCCTCCATCTGAATGCTGAGGGGCTCAAAGTGGTGGCACGTTTGATCGCCTCACAGCTCGGTGTCTCCAGCAGCGATGCCGATGATCTCACCGCTCTGAAGGAAGCCATCGTCGAGAAAAATCGCCTCTGGTTTGACTGCTGGCGCCCAGCTAACTGGTCCTTCGTTTATGGCGACCGCGTGACGCAGATGTTTGGCAAACCCTCCGCAAATGCACCGTCACTGCGCGAGAGCTTTGAAAGCCACAAGCCTCTGGTCGCCAACCTGGATGCCCGCATTCACGCCATTGCACGCGGTGAAACACCACCTTCTGTCCCGACTCCCCCGCCCCTGCCGCCGATGGAGTCGGTGCTGACGGCCGAGCAGCAGCTCGCCAGCTTTACCTTGGCCGAAGGTTATGAAATCAATCTCTTCGCTTCGGAAGCGGAGGATGTGGCCAAGCCCACTCAGTTCTCATGGGATGAGCGGGGTCGGCTTTACGTCGCCTGCTCCCCCACCTATCCGCAGACACTGCCGGGGATCAAACCTTCCGACTATATCCTCATCCTGGAAGATACGGACCACGATGGTAAGGCAGACAAGTCCACCCGCTTTGCCGAAGGCCTCACCATGGTCCAGGGCGTCGAGCCTGGAGATGGCGGTGTGTATGTCTGTGACTTCGATCAAATCCTGCACCTCAAAGACACCGATGGGGATGGCAAGGCCGATGTGAAAACCGTGCTCTACTCGGGCTTCGGCATCGGAGACACCCACCAGCTCGTCAACTCCATCTGCCACGGCCCCGATGGCAGCCTGTGGTTCACCCAGGGCCTGCATGCTTACTCCCGCGTCGAGACCCCCAATGGGCTCGCGGTCTTGGAGAAAGCCGGGGTCTGGCAGTATAACAAACGCACGCAAAAGATGAGCGCCTACTTCAATGGCGGCAAAGCGGGGCATAACTGCTGGGGCGTGGCCTTTGACGATTACAATCAGGTCTTCCACAAAAGCGGAGATCGCCCTGCCGGTTACTTCAGCACCCCCGGTTTGATCGCCATCCGAGATCCCGATGAATATCACCCCACCGGAATGCTCTTCGATACCAGCCCGAAGACCAACTCCATTGACATCATCGGCACTCAAGCCATGCCGAAAGAAATCCAAGGCACGGCTCTCATCGGCGGTTACTTCGGCAATGTGGTCGAGTTGCATCGCTTTGAAGATGCAGGTTCCGGTTTCAAAACCACGCAGTTGCCCAAACTGCTCAAAAGCTCCGACACCTCCTTCCGTCCCGTGGATGTCAGCGTGGGTCCCGATGGCGCTCTCTATCTGTGCGATTGGTTCAACCCCGTCATCGGCCACTATCAGGCCAGCTATGCCGATCCTCGTCGTGACCGCCATCATGGCCGCATCTGGCGCATCACGGCCAAAGGCCACGCCGCCGTGAAACAACCCGCTTTGGCGGAGATGAGACCTGCGCAGCTTCTAGAACAACTCGCCTCCCCCGAGCGCTGGACGCGTTATCAAGCCAAGCGCCTGCTCTTTGATGGACCGACTCAGGACGTGCTCGCCGCTGCTGATGCCTTCATCGCCAAGACCACCGACGAGCATCAGCTCATGGACGTTTGCGGCATCTATGAAGCCCACGAAACCGCCAACGCCGCCCTGCTGAATCGCCTGCTTCAGGCCAAAGACTTCCGCGTGCGTGCCTATGGCACCCGTGTCATCGGCGCCTGGGCAGATCGTCTGCCAGATGCACTGGTCCTACTGGCGAAGAGCGCCAATGATGAGCATCCGCGTGTTCGCCTGGAGGCCGTGGTGGCGAGTGCCCGCGTGCCCAAAGCCGAAGCGGTGGAAATCGCCACGCAAGTGCTCGATCATCCCATGGATAAGTTTATCGATTACGCCCTTAAACAAGCCGTCAAAGCGCTCCAGCCGCAGTGGCACCCCGTCTTGGCCAAGCTCAGCTTCGGCGGCCAAGCCACCCATGCTGAATTCGTCAAAAAGATCGCCAACGCCGCCCCGGTCGTCGTTCACCCAGGCAAGGCCATTTATGACGCCTTGTGCCTGAACTGCCATCAGCCCGAAGGCAAAGGCCTCCCTGGAGTCTATCCGAGCCTCGTCGGCTGCGATTGGGTTCAGGGCGATCCAGCCCGCATCATCAAGATCGTGCTGCATGGTCTGAATGGTGCTATCCAGGTGAATGGCCAGGAGTTTAAACAACTCGCGCCCCTGCCCATGCCGCCCATGGGGCTGGATGATCAACAAACCGCCGATGTCCTGACCTACATCCGAGCCAATTTCGGCAACGAAGCGGCCGCCGTTACCGCCGATCAAGTCAAAGCCGTGCGCGCAGCCACCAGCGAGCGTACTGCCTTCTGGACCGAGGCGGAATTGAAGTGA
- the ilvA gene encoding threonine ammonia-lyase: MNPDPHAAPSSVSLSEIMTARLRLNGAIIRTPCVESSALSDLTGMRIFCKQEHLQRTGSFKERGARNALAQLTHEQAKRGVIAASAGNHALGLSWHGQSLKVPVTVVMPRFAPLVKVSRCRQFGAQVILHGDTFDEARAEANRLAEADQLTYIHPFDNPQVIAGQGTMAFEILEQVPDAEAILVPVGGGGLLAGVATVLKALKPDLQIIGVEPAHAACFAAGKAEGKPTRITTRYTLADGLAVAEVGKHTLEIAAPLVDRMVLVGEEELALAMLRLAELDKCVIEGAGAAGLAALLGNHLPDLKGRRVVLLLSGGNIDPLAHSRVIERGLAADGRIYRFDVLISDRPGGLAHLSSVLATAGANVTEIVHNRTFSGPDLSRVHVLCTVETRDREHIAEVQRLLSENGVEIASPSKSMLPA; encoded by the coding sequence ATGAATCCAGATCCCCATGCCGCTCCATCCTCCGTCTCGCTCTCCGAGATCATGACCGCACGTCTGCGTCTGAATGGAGCCATCATTCGGACGCCCTGTGTCGAGTCCTCTGCACTCAGCGATCTGACCGGCATGCGCATCTTCTGCAAACAGGAGCATCTGCAACGCACAGGCAGTTTTAAAGAACGCGGGGCTCGCAATGCCCTGGCTCAACTGACGCATGAACAAGCCAAACGCGGTGTCATCGCCGCCTCCGCAGGAAACCACGCTCTTGGCCTCTCCTGGCATGGACAATCCCTCAAAGTCCCCGTCACCGTCGTGATGCCACGCTTTGCCCCTTTGGTCAAAGTGTCGCGCTGCCGTCAATTCGGCGCCCAGGTGATCCTGCATGGCGATACCTTTGACGAGGCACGTGCGGAGGCCAATCGCTTGGCGGAGGCGGATCAACTGACCTACATTCATCCTTTTGACAATCCGCAGGTCATCGCAGGTCAAGGCACCATGGCTTTTGAAATCCTGGAGCAAGTGCCCGATGCCGAAGCCATCCTTGTGCCTGTGGGTGGGGGCGGCCTGCTGGCGGGTGTTGCGACGGTGCTCAAGGCGCTTAAACCGGATCTGCAAATCATCGGTGTCGAGCCTGCCCATGCGGCCTGCTTCGCGGCAGGTAAGGCGGAGGGCAAACCCACTCGCATCACCACACGTTACACGTTGGCGGATGGTCTTGCCGTTGCGGAAGTGGGAAAACACACTTTGGAGATCGCCGCACCTCTCGTGGATCGCATGGTCTTGGTGGGTGAAGAAGAACTGGCGCTCGCCATGCTGCGGTTGGCGGAGCTCGATAAATGCGTCATCGAAGGTGCCGGAGCCGCAGGTCTCGCCGCATTGCTCGGCAACCATTTGCCCGACTTGAAAGGCAGACGCGTCGTCTTGCTGCTCTCAGGTGGCAACATCGATCCCCTCGCCCACAGCCGAGTCATCGAGCGTGGGCTTGCCGCCGATGGCCGCATCTACCGTTTTGATGTGCTCATCAGTGACCGCCCTGGGGGCTTGGCGCACCTTTCCTCGGTGCTTGCAACAGCCGGGGCCAATGTGACGGAGATCGTCCACAACCGCACTTTCTCAGGACCTGATTTATCACGCGTCCATGTACTCTGCACGGTGGAAACGAGAGATCGTGAGCACATTGCCGAGGTGCAGCGCCTGCTCAGCGAGAACGGTGTTGAAATCGCTTCGCCGAGCAAATCCATGCTCCCTGCTTAA